In a genomic window of Mercenaria mercenaria strain notata chromosome 19, MADL_Memer_1, whole genome shotgun sequence:
- the LOC128551314 gene encoding dymeclin-like isoform X1: MVLSSDGKLSEESTALTCKKLAGNNCKTGNFSALIRTFLIRCTELKASTETKDNIFTWQTYNALFIIRSVCKYLVEHLSEDLLIQQFDALPPKKDGFADTELTCSVGEELMNALVELIVDVPVLTFTYAMHLEALNTLLTLLSVQMYQPQPASKFTLYKYMMEGNCSIHACLMVKALLRNYMNQEKCPVELYKNTADGVGALASMTASLASSLWSVVTLGMGSSSNEKKPEEEFHETLLANQSLLFLLVLANHCTSDRALNNPYRQALFQFTNSQDQSSGPTPVAQLTFKMDFTELYKTLCTTLRDDQTTLLLYLLIHRNPNMKAFILSRTNIDLLVMPLLKILYHAQDKNSHHIYMALIILLVLSEDDVFNKAIHEVALKNVPWFKERSMSEISLGGLLILVVIRTIQYNITRMRDKYLHTNCLAALANMSSQFTNLHQYVSQRLVSLFAQLCKKHTKLVDQIRQAAMKSHQTAENEVQDSDGETQEDYMQDLAVLEEVIRMVLEIINSCLSANLHHNPNLVYTLLYQKDSFAMFRTHPTFQDIISNIDTVLAYFSGKLEQMGGNPMPTEVLEVIKQGSLQFRRDRLKKFPDLKFKYVEEESPEEFFIPYIWSLVYHSSNLYFNASKIILFSLSS; this comes from the exons taATATTTTCACTTGGCAGACATACAATGCACTGTTTATCATTAGAAGTGTATGTAAATATCTGGTAGAGCATCTCAGTGAGGATCTACTTATACAGCAGTTTGATGCTCTACCTCCGAAAAAAGATG GATTTGCAGACACAGAGCTGACATGTTCAGTGGGGGAAGAGCTGATGAACGCCTTGGTAGAACTTATAGTCGATGTCCCAGTAtt GACGTTCACGTACGCAATGCACCTGGAAGCATTGAACACACTTCTGACCTTACTGTCAGTACAGATGTACCAACCACAGCCGGCCAGTAAATTCACTCTGTACAAGTACATGATGGAGGGAAATTG TTCAATTCATGCATGTTTAATGGTGAAAGCTTTGTTGAGGAATTATATGAACCAGGAGAAATGTCCAGTGGAATTGTACAAAAATACAGCAGATGGTGTTGGGGCATTGGCCAGCATGACAGCATCTTTGGCTT CCAGTTTATGGTCAGTGGTAACCCTTGGTATGGGATCATCATCAAATGAGAAAAAACCAGAAGAAGAATTTCACGAGACTTtattagccaatcagagcctgCTATTTCTGCTGGTGTTAGCCAATCACTGTACGAGTGACAGAGCTTTGAATAATCCATACAGACAGGCTTTGTTTCAGTTTACAAACTCACAAG ACCAGTCTTCAGGGCCTACGCCAGTAGCACAGCTGACATTTAAAATGGATTTCACAgaactttataaaacattgtgTACCACATTGAGAGACGATCAGACAACATTGTTACTATATCTACTTATACACAGAAACCCAAACATGAAGGCTTTTATACTGTCACGGACAAATATTGATCTGCTG GTGATGCCATTACTGAAGATACTATACCATGCCCAGGACAAGAATTCCCACCATATATACATGGCTCTGATTATACTGCTGGTGTTATCTGAGGATGATGTGTTCAATAAGGCCATACATGAAGTG GCACTAAAGAATGTACCATGGTTCAAGGAGAGATCTATGTCAGAGATTTCACTGGGTGGACTACTTATCTTAGTTGTGATCAGAACTATACAGTATAATATCACTAGGATGAGG GACAAGTATTTACACACCAACTGTCTGGCAGCATTAGCAAATATGTCTTCACAGTTCACAAATCTACATCAATATGTGTCGCAGAGATTAGTCAG cctgtttGCTCAGCTGTGTAAAAAGCATACCAAGTTGGTTGATCAGATACGGCAGGCAGCCATGAAAAGTCATCAGACAGCAGAGAATGAGGTTCAAGACTCGGACGGAGAAACCCAGGAAGATTAT ATGCAGGACTTGGCAGTATTAGAAGAAGTGATTCGAATGGTCCTGGAAATCATAAACTCTTGTTTGTCGGCAAATCTGCACCACAATCCTAATCTAGTGTACACGTTACTCTACCAAAAAGACTCATTTGCCATGTTTCGGACACATCCGACATTTCAGGACATTATTTCAAACATTGACACTGTGTTAGCGTATTTCTCTGGAAAACTTGAACAAATGGGTGGGAATCCAATGCCAACGGAAGTATTGGAGGTTATAAAACAAGGTTCATTGCAGTTCAGAAGAGATAGATTAAAg aaatttccaGATCTGAAGTTCAAGTATGTAGAGGAAGAGTCGCCTGAAGAATTCTTCATTCCATACATCTGGTCCCTGGTTTATCATTCGTCCAATCTCTACTTCAACGcatcaaaaatcattttattctcATTGAGTAGTTGA
- the LOC128551314 gene encoding dymeclin-like isoform X2 → MNALVELIVDVPVLTFTYAMHLEALNTLLTLLSVQMYQPQPASKFTLYKYMMEGNCSIHACLMVKALLRNYMNQEKCPVELYKNTADGVGALASMTASLASSLWSVVTLGMGSSSNEKKPEEEFHETLLANQSLLFLLVLANHCTSDRALNNPYRQALFQFTNSQDQSSGPTPVAQLTFKMDFTELYKTLCTTLRDDQTTLLLYLLIHRNPNMKAFILSRTNIDLLVMPLLKILYHAQDKNSHHIYMALIILLVLSEDDVFNKAIHEVALKNVPWFKERSMSEISLGGLLILVVIRTIQYNITRMRDKYLHTNCLAALANMSSQFTNLHQYVSQRLVSLFAQLCKKHTKLVDQIRQAAMKSHQTAENEVQDSDGETQEDYMQDLAVLEEVIRMVLEIINSCLSANLHHNPNLVYTLLYQKDSFAMFRTHPTFQDIISNIDTVLAYFSGKLEQMGGNPMPTEVLEVIKQGSLQFRRDRLKKFPDLKFKYVEEESPEEFFIPYIWSLVYHSSNLYFNASKIILFSLSS, encoded by the exons ATGAACGCCTTGGTAGAACTTATAGTCGATGTCCCAGTAtt GACGTTCACGTACGCAATGCACCTGGAAGCATTGAACACACTTCTGACCTTACTGTCAGTACAGATGTACCAACCACAGCCGGCCAGTAAATTCACTCTGTACAAGTACATGATGGAGGGAAATTG TTCAATTCATGCATGTTTAATGGTGAAAGCTTTGTTGAGGAATTATATGAACCAGGAGAAATGTCCAGTGGAATTGTACAAAAATACAGCAGATGGTGTTGGGGCATTGGCCAGCATGACAGCATCTTTGGCTT CCAGTTTATGGTCAGTGGTAACCCTTGGTATGGGATCATCATCAAATGAGAAAAAACCAGAAGAAGAATTTCACGAGACTTtattagccaatcagagcctgCTATTTCTGCTGGTGTTAGCCAATCACTGTACGAGTGACAGAGCTTTGAATAATCCATACAGACAGGCTTTGTTTCAGTTTACAAACTCACAAG ACCAGTCTTCAGGGCCTACGCCAGTAGCACAGCTGACATTTAAAATGGATTTCACAgaactttataaaacattgtgTACCACATTGAGAGACGATCAGACAACATTGTTACTATATCTACTTATACACAGAAACCCAAACATGAAGGCTTTTATACTGTCACGGACAAATATTGATCTGCTG GTGATGCCATTACTGAAGATACTATACCATGCCCAGGACAAGAATTCCCACCATATATACATGGCTCTGATTATACTGCTGGTGTTATCTGAGGATGATGTGTTCAATAAGGCCATACATGAAGTG GCACTAAAGAATGTACCATGGTTCAAGGAGAGATCTATGTCAGAGATTTCACTGGGTGGACTACTTATCTTAGTTGTGATCAGAACTATACAGTATAATATCACTAGGATGAGG GACAAGTATTTACACACCAACTGTCTGGCAGCATTAGCAAATATGTCTTCACAGTTCACAAATCTACATCAATATGTGTCGCAGAGATTAGTCAG cctgtttGCTCAGCTGTGTAAAAAGCATACCAAGTTGGTTGATCAGATACGGCAGGCAGCCATGAAAAGTCATCAGACAGCAGAGAATGAGGTTCAAGACTCGGACGGAGAAACCCAGGAAGATTAT ATGCAGGACTTGGCAGTATTAGAAGAAGTGATTCGAATGGTCCTGGAAATCATAAACTCTTGTTTGTCGGCAAATCTGCACCACAATCCTAATCTAGTGTACACGTTACTCTACCAAAAAGACTCATTTGCCATGTTTCGGACACATCCGACATTTCAGGACATTATTTCAAACATTGACACTGTGTTAGCGTATTTCTCTGGAAAACTTGAACAAATGGGTGGGAATCCAATGCCAACGGAAGTATTGGAGGTTATAAAACAAGGTTCATTGCAGTTCAGAAGAGATAGATTAAAg aaatttccaGATCTGAAGTTCAAGTATGTAGAGGAAGAGTCGCCTGAAGAATTCTTCATTCCATACATCTGGTCCCTGGTTTATCATTCGTCCAATCTCTACTTCAACGcatcaaaaatcattttattctcATTGAGTAGTTGA